Proteins from a single region of Thermotoga maritima MSB8:
- a CDS encoding glycogen-binding domain-containing protein, whose protein sequence is MKKLLILSVLLLSAFVFSDVFVENGKVIFTFEWEGAKVVYLAGTFNNWNPTALPMEEVEPGLWRAELELEPGTYQYKYVIDGTTWKEDPNAPGYVDDGFGGYNGIFTLVEKDGELFIVGPQKKEESKKYEPNPDREDTIFVEDGIVVLKYYNPEAEFVTIAGSFNNWNAEEIEMYPLGDGWWEGVLELGPGVYEYKFVVNGEEWVTDPNAFAFADDGFGGKNGVFEVYEENGELKVKSPIEETVQEETSEEAPEVAQQETAEAEPEEVEKSELKEGLSVEDGFVVFAVRKPEASEAYVAGSFNNWSTTANPMEKEGNLWVARIKLNPGTYQYKYVFTIAGNQVWQEDPNAPSYVPDGFGGKNGAFMLSEEDGKLVIKPLEQKSESETPFFGKYSIDLTYKYATDTFLKSLESSHELTLGVKTDFLKATLNFKPEGSFLDSANIKVEKDGFEVFGHYNVASLVEGKPYEEWFAETGFGLGISFLSYKFTADVAFDTNAEKERFLIGVSGENFGTYFGSNYLLGIEKIDLAGFLSFDLLGAKTTVWTGLIFAKPVLYFVNLEVDSDNFDVNYLYYEKTSSEDKGFLKASIDLFNLELYGDYNFNNKTYTVSAGYVFDDTYVLGLAYRYGDYDNFENDPDKITVFGELRNEFASAKLGVTYDAYKNIYLDFQGEVNF, encoded by the coding sequence ATGAAAAAACTTCTCATTCTCTCTGTGCTTTTGCTGAGTGCCTTCGTATTTTCTGATGTCTTTGTAGAAAACGGAAAAGTGATTTTCACCTTCGAGTGGGAAGGAGCCAAGGTGGTGTACCTCGCAGGAACCTTCAACAACTGGAATCCCACAGCGCTTCCAATGGAAGAAGTGGAACCCGGTCTCTGGAGAGCAGAGCTCGAACTCGAACCCGGAACGTATCAATACAAATACGTGATAGATGGAACTACGTGGAAAGAAGATCCCAACGCACCCGGATACGTGGACGATGGTTTCGGAGGCTACAACGGAATATTCACACTGGTGGAAAAAGACGGAGAGCTTTTCATCGTTGGTCCTCAGAAGAAAGAAGAATCAAAGAAATACGAGCCTAACCCCGACAGGGAAGACACCATCTTTGTCGAAGACGGTATAGTGGTTCTCAAATACTACAATCCCGAAGCGGAATTCGTAACCATAGCTGGAAGTTTCAACAACTGGAACGCAGAAGAAATAGAGATGTACCCACTTGGAGACGGATGGTGGGAAGGAGTACTGGAACTTGGTCCCGGAGTGTATGAATACAAGTTCGTTGTGAACGGTGAAGAGTGGGTAACCGACCCCAACGCCTTCGCTTTCGCCGATGACGGTTTTGGAGGAAAGAACGGTGTTTTCGAAGTTTATGAAGAAAACGGAGAACTGAAGGTAAAATCTCCCATCGAGGAAACTGTCCAAGAAGAGACTTCAGAAGAAGCACCCGAAGTCGCTCAGCAAGAAACCGCAGAAGCCGAACCAGAAGAGGTTGAAAAATCCGAGCTGAAAGAAGGACTCAGCGTGGAAGACGGTTTTGTTGTCTTCGCCGTTAGAAAGCCAGAAGCTTCCGAGGCTTACGTTGCGGGAAGTTTCAACAACTGGAGCACTACAGCGAATCCAATGGAAAAAGAAGGGAACCTCTGGGTGGCAAGAATCAAGCTCAATCCTGGCACTTATCAGTACAAGTACGTCTTCACGATAGCGGGAAATCAGGTCTGGCAAGAAGATCCCAACGCGCCTTCCTATGTCCCGGATGGATTCGGTGGAAAAAACGGCGCTTTCATGCTCTCTGAAGAGGATGGAAAACTCGTCATAAAACCACTGGAACAGAAATCTGAGAGTGAGACTCCGTTCTTCGGGAAATACTCCATTGATCTGACTTACAAATACGCAACGGATACCTTCCTCAAATCTCTCGAAAGCTCCCATGAACTCACTCTCGGTGTAAAAACCGACTTCTTGAAAGCAACCTTGAATTTCAAACCGGAAGGCTCTTTCTTGGACAGCGCGAACATAAAGGTGGAAAAGGACGGCTTCGAGGTTTTCGGACACTACAACGTGGCATCTCTGGTGGAAGGGAAGCCCTACGAAGAATGGTTCGCCGAAACAGGCTTTGGTCTCGGTATTTCTTTCCTTTCCTACAAGTTCACAGCTGATGTCGCTTTTGACACAAACGCGGAAAAGGAAAGATTTTTGATAGGAGTTTCGGGAGAGAATTTCGGTACCTACTTTGGAAGTAATTACTTGCTTGGGATAGAAAAAATAGACCTCGCAGGTTTCTTATCCTTTGATCTTCTTGGAGCAAAAACAACCGTCTGGACCGGTTTAATCTTTGCCAAGCCCGTTCTCTACTTTGTGAACCTCGAAGTCGATTCGGACAACTTCGATGTCAACTACCTGTACTATGAAAAAACATCTTCAGAAGACAAAGGATTTCTCAAAGCAAGCATTGATCTCTTCAACCTGGAACTCTACGGGGATTACAATTTCAACAACAAAACGTATACGGTAAGCGCAGGGTACGTTTTCGATGACACCTATGTCCTCGGATTGGCCTACAGATACGGAGACTACGACAACTTTGAAAACGACCCCGACAAAATAACCGTCTTTGGGGAGCTCAGAAACGAATTCGCAAGCGCAAAACTTGGAGTAACTTACGACGCATACAAGAACATCTATCTGGATTTCCAAGGTGAAGTCAACTTCTGA
- the pulA gene encoding type I pullulanase → MKTKLWLLLVLLLSALIFSETTIVVHYHRYDGKYDGWNLWIWPVEPVSQEGKAYQFTGEDDFGKVAVVKLPMDLTKVGIIVRLNEWQAKDVAKDRFIEIKDGKAEVWILQGVEEIFYEKPDTSPRIFFAQARSNKVIEAFLTNPVDTKKKELFKVTVDGKEIPVSRVEKADPTDIDVTNYVRIVLSESLKEEDLRKDVELIIEGYKPARVIMMEILDDYYYDGELGAVYSPEKTIFRVWSPVSKWVKVLLFKNGEDTEPYQVVNMEYKGNGVWEAVVEGDLDGVFYLYQLENYGKIRTTVDPYSKAVYANSKKSAVVNLARTNPEGWENDRGPKIEGYEDAIIYEIHIADITGLENSGVKNKGLYLGLTEENTKGPGGVTTGLSHLVELGVTHVHILPFFDFYTGDELDKDFEKYYNWGYDPYLFMVPEGRYSTDPKNPHTRIREVKEMVKALHKHGIGVIMDMVFPHTYGIGELSAFDQTVPYYFYRIDKTGAYLNESGCGNVIASERPMMRKFIVDTVTYWVKEYHIDGFRFDQMGLIDKKTMLEVERALHKIDPTIILYGEPWGGWGAPIRFGKSDVAGTHVAAFNDEFRDAIRGSVFNPSVKGFVMGGYGKETKIKRGVVGSINYDGKLIKSFALDPEETINYAACHDNHTLWDKNYLAAKADKKKEWTEEELKNAQKLAGAILLTSQGVPFLHGGQDFCRTKNFNDNSYNAPISINGFDYERKLQFIDVFNYHKGLIKLRKEHPAFRLKNAEEIKKHLEFLPGGRRIVAFMLKDHAGGDPWKDIVVIYNGNLEKTTYKLPEGKWNVVVNSQKAGTEVIETVEGTIELDPLSAYVLYRE, encoded by the coding sequence GTGAAGACTAAACTCTGGTTGTTACTTGTTCTCCTCCTTTCCGCTTTGATATTCTCAGAAACCACCATCGTAGTCCACTATCACAGATACGATGGAAAATACGATGGATGGAATCTCTGGATATGGCCCGTGGAGCCTGTGTCTCAGGAAGGGAAAGCTTATCAGTTCACAGGTGAGGATGATTTTGGTAAAGTAGCAGTAGTGAAATTACCAATGGATCTTACAAAGGTGGGGATCATAGTGAGGCTGAACGAGTGGCAGGCAAAAGACGTGGCAAAAGACAGGTTCATAGAGATAAAAGACGGAAAGGCTGAAGTGTGGATACTCCAGGGAGTGGAAGAGATTTTCTACGAAAAACCAGACACATCTCCCAGAATCTTCTTCGCACAGGCAAGGTCGAACAAGGTGATCGAGGCTTTTCTGACCAATCCTGTGGATACGAAAAAGAAAGAACTCTTCAAGGTTACTGTTGACGGAAAAGAGATTCCCGTCTCAAGAGTGGAAAAGGCCGATCCCACGGACATAGACGTGACGAACTACGTGAGAATCGTCCTTTCTGAATCCCTGAAAGAAGAAGACCTCAGAAAAGACGTGGAACTGATCATAGAAGGTTACAAACCGGCAAGAGTCATCATGATGGAGATCCTGGACGACTACTATTACGATGGAGAGCTCGGAGCCGTATATTCTCCAGAGAAGACGATATTCAGAGTCTGGTCCCCCGTTTCTAAGTGGGTAAAGGTGCTTCTCTTCAAAAACGGAGAAGACACAGAACCGTACCAGGTTGTGAACATGGAATACAAGGGAAACGGGGTCTGGGAAGCGGTTGTTGAAGGCGATCTCGACGGAGTGTTCTACCTCTATCAGCTGGAAAACTACGGAAAGATCAGAACAACCGTCGATCCTTATTCGAAAGCGGTTTACGCAAACAGCAAAAAGAGCGCCGTTGTGAATCTTGCCAGGACAAACCCAGAAGGATGGGAAAACGACAGGGGACCGAAAATCGAAGGATACGAAGACGCGATAATCTATGAAATACACATAGCGGACATCACAGGACTCGAAAACTCCGGGGTAAAAAACAAAGGCCTCTATCTCGGGCTCACCGAAGAAAACACGAAAGGACCGGGCGGTGTGACAACAGGCCTTTCGCACCTTGTGGAACTCGGTGTTACACACGTTCATATACTTCCTTTCTTTGATTTCTACACAGGCGACGAACTCGATAAAGATTTCGAGAAGTACTACAACTGGGGTTACGATCCTTACCTGTTCATGGTTCCGGAGGGCAGATACTCAACCGATCCCAAAAACCCACACACGAGAATCAGAGAAGTCAAAGAAATGGTCAAAGCCCTTCACAAACACGGTATAGGTGTGATTATGGACATGGTGTTCCCTCACACCTACGGTATAGGCGAACTCTCTGCGTTCGATCAGACGGTGCCGTACTACTTCTACAGAATCGACAAGACAGGTGCCTATTTGAACGAAAGCGGATGTGGTAACGTCATCGCAAGCGAAAGACCCATGATGAGAAAATTCATAGTCGATACCGTCACCTACTGGGTAAAGGAGTATCACATAGACGGATTCAGGTTCGATCAGATGGGTCTCATCGACAAAAAGACAATGCTCGAAGTCGAAAGAGCTCTTCATAAAATCGATCCAACTATCATTCTCTACGGCGAACCGTGGGGTGGATGGGGAGCACCGATCAGGTTTGGAAAGAGCGATGTCGCCGGCACACACGTGGCAGCTTTCAACGATGAGTTCAGAGACGCAATAAGGGGTTCCGTGTTCAACCCGAGCGTCAAGGGATTCGTCATGGGAGGATACGGAAAGGAAACCAAGATCAAAAGGGGTGTTGTTGGAAGCATAAACTACGACGGAAAACTCATCAAAAGTTTCGCCCTTGATCCAGAAGAAACTATAAACTACGCAGCGTGTCACGACAACCACACACTGTGGGACAAGAACTACCTTGCCGCCAAAGCTGATAAGAAAAAGGAATGGACCGAAGAAGAACTGAAAAACGCCCAGAAACTGGCTGGTGCGATACTTCTCACTTCTCAAGGTGTTCCTTTCCTCCACGGAGGGCAGGACTTCTGCAGGACGAAGAATTTCAACGACAACTCCTACAACGCCCCTATCTCGATAAACGGCTTCGATTACGAAAGAAAACTTCAGTTCATAGACGTGTTCAATTACCACAAGGGTCTCATAAAACTCAGAAAAGAACACCCTGCTTTCAGGCTGAAAAACGCTGAAGAGATCAAAAAACACCTGGAATTTCTCCCGGGCGGGAGAAGAATAGTTGCGTTCATGCTTAAAGACCACGCAGGTGGTGATCCCTGGAAAGACATCGTGGTGATTTACAATGGAAACTTAGAGAAGACAACATACAAACTGCCAGAAGGAAAATGGAATGTGGTTGTGAACAGCCAGAAAGCCGGAACAGAAGTGATAGAAACCGTCGAAGGAACAATAGAACTCGATCCGCTTTCCGCGTACGTTCTGTACAGAGAGTGA
- a CDS encoding ROK family protein — protein sequence MTEKVSRFPGVFPLIVIGVPGSVDKTHKKLAFAPNLNRWRDIDVEKYFKVFEVYLENDANLAALAEMMRNKHFGDRKNIVYILVREGIGGGIIIEGKLYKGSFNAAGEIGHMKMYDRGPCFCGRVGCWEANTSISHCVRQYEKKKPLPGNTMYEKFETLCRIYEEDPLAKEVLDEFTGILIDGIVNLVNILSPEIVIVGGEGVFLPESVFEVIVSETRRQVHPMDKEVSVEKGSLSNKEVVLEGTSILSSMMISERLV from the coding sequence TTGACGGAAAAGGTTTCCAGGTTCCCCGGTGTTTTTCCATTGATTGTGATAGGGGTTCCAGGATCTGTTGATAAGACTCACAAGAAATTGGCATTCGCTCCAAATCTCAACAGATGGAGAGACATAGATGTAGAGAAATACTTCAAAGTGTTCGAGGTGTATCTGGAGAACGACGCGAACCTTGCGGCTCTCGCGGAAATGATGAGAAACAAGCACTTCGGTGATAGAAAGAACATCGTGTACATACTCGTCAGAGAAGGAATAGGTGGAGGCATTATCATCGAAGGGAAACTCTACAAGGGTTCTTTCAACGCAGCTGGAGAGATCGGGCATATGAAAATGTACGACAGGGGACCGTGTTTTTGTGGAAGGGTCGGATGCTGGGAGGCCAACACCTCCATTTCCCACTGCGTCCGTCAGTATGAAAAGAAAAAACCTCTTCCGGGGAACACCATGTACGAAAAATTCGAGACACTCTGCAGAATATACGAAGAAGATCCACTGGCTAAGGAAGTACTGGATGAATTCACCGGTATCCTCATAGATGGTATTGTGAATCTTGTGAACATTTTGAGTCCGGAGATCGTGATTGTTGGTGGAGAAGGTGTGTTTCTCCCTGAGAGCGTGTTTGAGGTGATCGTGTCAGAAACGAGAAGACAGGTTCATCCAATGGATAAAGAAGTTTCCGTGGAAAAAGGTAGTCTCTCCAACAAAGAGGTGGTTCTGGAGGGAACTTCGATACTTTCTTCCATGATGATAAGTGAAAGACTGGTGTAA
- a CDS encoding WD40 repeat domain-containing protein yields the protein MKKSLTLVLVVVSILIFSQTFKLEKVLGFSDISSLAFKDGYLLLGTGNGEIIVYKDGSYYRAFKVHDNRVNEVTFENGFIVSASDDKTVGVTNLETGEIKLLKGHMKGVSSVAVAGSKILSASFDGTVRVWSFPDGGEISSQKLGPSVVQIAAHENRYVVGLANGLALIRDLSNQSFSIPLKAHPEGIKKIVFSENGQLIATCGGNTVKVWNASNGNLVLQYDHVITVNDVAFLENDSLIFVADDYKAVVLNIQKNEVVKSIDAHNNFVLFVSSDDGSIATYGMDKTVKVWNANLELQYSLYGHQLSVNTVALSSDRKFIVSGSDDREILIWNTEKGIAEHRIKALSGVRKLLTVENNIISCLDSNQLKIYNLENGKLVKRIKVGTTSTMDIALQNDRMAVGFYDGSVALFRYPSFEEIWRKDTEHEMIQTIDMNNKFIAFGVSYSDPKDKIGYVEVLSADTGERVFLLEGHRGNVNAVKFAGDFLVSGGEDGKVILWNLDTGSKVKEIYLNEPVSSLFVDEKELFVGTWNGSIKIFAFPDLTLKTSLKASDQKIGHLIKVGNHLVVPCGDGKIRILVEK from the coding sequence ATGAAAAAATCACTGACACTGGTTTTAGTCGTTGTATCGATCCTGATTTTCTCTCAAACATTCAAACTCGAGAAGGTGCTGGGATTCAGCGACATTTCATCTTTAGCATTCAAAGATGGTTATCTCTTACTTGGAACGGGAAACGGTGAAATCATCGTTTACAAAGACGGATCCTATTACAGAGCTTTCAAAGTCCACGACAACAGAGTAAACGAAGTAACCTTTGAAAACGGGTTTATCGTGAGCGCTTCGGACGACAAAACAGTTGGTGTGACGAATCTGGAAACAGGTGAAATAAAACTCCTCAAAGGTCACATGAAAGGTGTTTCTTCCGTCGCAGTGGCGGGCAGTAAAATCCTGAGCGCCTCCTTTGATGGAACCGTGAGAGTATGGTCTTTCCCAGATGGAGGGGAAATCTCTTCTCAAAAGCTTGGACCATCGGTTGTTCAAATCGCCGCCCATGAGAACAGATACGTCGTGGGACTGGCCAACGGACTTGCACTGATCAGAGACCTCTCGAATCAATCATTTTCCATTCCCCTCAAGGCCCATCCTGAAGGAATCAAAAAGATCGTGTTCTCAGAGAATGGACAGTTGATCGCAACCTGTGGGGGAAACACCGTAAAGGTATGGAACGCCTCGAATGGAAATCTCGTCCTCCAGTACGACCACGTCATAACGGTGAACGATGTGGCTTTTCTTGAAAATGACAGTCTCATTTTTGTAGCCGACGACTACAAAGCTGTGGTTTTGAACATTCAGAAAAACGAAGTGGTGAAATCAATCGACGCTCATAACAACTTTGTTCTTTTCGTCTCTTCAGATGACGGCAGCATAGCAACCTACGGAATGGACAAAACTGTCAAAGTGTGGAACGCCAACTTAGAGCTTCAATACTCTCTCTACGGTCACCAACTCTCGGTGAACACAGTAGCTTTATCAAGCGACAGGAAATTCATTGTGAGCGGCAGTGACGACAGAGAAATTCTGATATGGAACACTGAGAAGGGGATTGCTGAACACAGGATAAAGGCTTTATCAGGAGTCAGAAAGCTTTTGACAGTAGAAAACAACATCATTTCCTGTCTGGATAGCAATCAACTCAAGATTTATAACCTGGAAAATGGAAAGCTCGTGAAGAGAATCAAAGTTGGCACGACGAGCACAATGGACATTGCTCTTCAAAACGATAGAATGGCAGTAGGATTCTACGATGGAAGTGTCGCTCTGTTCAGATATCCATCCTTCGAAGAGATATGGAGAAAAGACACAGAACACGAAATGATCCAAACGATTGATATGAACAACAAATTCATCGCCTTCGGAGTTTCTTACTCTGATCCAAAAGACAAGATAGGTTACGTAGAAGTTCTCTCTGCGGACACAGGAGAAAGAGTATTTCTGCTGGAAGGTCACAGAGGAAACGTAAACGCTGTGAAATTCGCTGGGGACTTTCTTGTCTCAGGTGGAGAAGACGGAAAGGTCATTCTCTGGAATTTGGATACGGGTTCAAAAGTCAAAGAGATCTACCTGAACGAACCAGTGTCTTCTCTGTTCGTCGATGAAAAAGAACTCTTTGTTGGAACCTGGAATGGAAGTATCAAAATTTTTGCTTTTCCAGATCTGACTTTGAAGACTTCTTTGAAAGCCTCTGATCAAAAGATAGGACATCTCATTAAGGTGGGCAATCATCTTGTAGTTCCATGCGGTGACGGAAAGATAAGGATCCTCGTGGAAAAGTGA
- a CDS encoding alpha-amylase family glycosyl hydrolase: protein MKKPFLLLAFVFLLFLTSCFQTSMSQSLVSSNPHSNSTNTDGTSSNLEEVKYPVVYEIFIRSFYDRDGNGVGDLNGVSQKVDYLKELGVDAVWFMPFNEAVSYHGYDITDYYNVEKDYGTMEDLENMIQVLHENGIKVIMDLVINHTSDEHPWFKDAVENTTSSPYWDYYIMSLEDHSGQDHWHWKINSKGQKVWYFGLFGYNMPDLNHDSQKVREEVKKIVDFWISKGVDGFRIDAAKHIYGWSWDDGIQESAEYFEWFRDYVLSKKPDAILVGEVFSGNTYDLSLYPIPVFNFALMYSIRNYPEGQDGMIENNWVEESFLFLENHDLHRFFSHLQEHYKKFSESDYEFIKKRAALWYFLIFTLKGSPVIYYGGEIGTRGFKWHGPVYDEPVREPMQWYASGTGEGQTFWTKEVYKNAGITFGNADVDGCIYDDPYDGFSVEEQESDPKSLLNFIRFILNFRKDHDAILNGDQTIFRDWKNLIAFYRESSNEKLLVVLNPDPVWQNSFTFEENMTMILEVDFENFIWNESNVSFSAGESFTVDPMKAYIFKK from the coding sequence GTGAAGAAGCCTTTTTTACTGCTTGCTTTTGTGTTTTTACTCTTCCTCACCTCCTGCTTTCAAACGTCTATGAGTCAATCCCTCGTTTCAAGTAATCCACATTCAAACAGCACAAACACAGATGGTACTAGCTCCAACCTTGAAGAAGTAAAATACCCCGTCGTCTACGAAATTTTCATTCGCTCTTTTTACGACAGAGACGGGAACGGAGTGGGAGATTTAAACGGTGTTTCTCAGAAAGTTGATTATCTGAAGGAACTCGGCGTTGACGCTGTGTGGTTTATGCCCTTCAACGAGGCTGTTTCATACCATGGATACGACATAACAGACTACTACAACGTCGAGAAAGACTACGGCACCATGGAAGATCTCGAAAACATGATCCAGGTGCTCCATGAGAACGGAATAAAGGTAATAATGGATCTCGTGATCAACCACACATCCGATGAGCATCCCTGGTTCAAAGACGCCGTGGAAAACACGACCAGCTCTCCGTACTGGGACTACTACATAATGAGTCTTGAAGATCATTCTGGTCAGGATCACTGGCACTGGAAGATCAACTCAAAGGGTCAAAAAGTCTGGTATTTCGGACTTTTTGGCTATAACATGCCGGATCTGAACCACGACAGTCAGAAAGTGAGAGAAGAAGTAAAGAAAATCGTGGATTTCTGGATTTCCAAAGGTGTTGATGGATTCAGAATAGATGCTGCAAAGCACATATATGGCTGGTCCTGGGACGATGGGATACAGGAGTCGGCCGAATATTTTGAATGGTTCAGAGATTATGTGCTTTCCAAAAAGCCCGATGCCATACTTGTGGGAGAGGTGTTCAGCGGAAACACGTACGATCTTTCTCTATATCCAATTCCCGTTTTCAATTTCGCCCTCATGTACAGTATAAGGAACTACCCAGAAGGGCAGGATGGAATGATAGAAAACAACTGGGTTGAGGAGTCTTTCCTGTTTCTTGAGAATCACGATCTCCACAGGTTCTTCTCCCATCTTCAAGAACATTACAAAAAGTTCTCCGAGTCCGACTACGAGTTCATCAAAAAACGTGCTGCTCTCTGGTATTTTCTGATATTCACACTGAAAGGATCTCCTGTTATCTACTACGGCGGTGAAATTGGAACGAGAGGTTTCAAGTGGCACGGTCCTGTATATGACGAGCCGGTGAGAGAGCCGATGCAGTGGTACGCAAGCGGTACAGGAGAAGGTCAAACCTTCTGGACAAAGGAAGTCTACAAAAACGCGGGGATAACCTTTGGAAACGCTGATGTTGACGGATGTATCTATGACGATCCTTACGATGGCTTTTCTGTCGAAGAACAGGAAAGCGATCCGAAGAGTCTTTTGAATTTCATCAGATTCATTCTCAACTTCAGAAAAGATCACGACGCCATTTTGAATGGAGATCAAACGATCTTCAGGGACTGGAAAAACCTCATAGCGTTCTACAGAGAATCCTCCAACGAAAAGCTGTTGGTGGTCTTGAATCCGGATCCAGTCTGGCAAAACAGCTTCACTTTTGAAGAAAACATGACGATGATTCTCGAGGTAGATTTTGAAAACTTCATCTGGAACGAGTCAAACGTGTCTTTTTCAGCGGGTGAATCCTTCACTGTGGATCCCATGAAAGCGTACATTTTCAAAAAGTGA